From a region of the Opisthocomus hoazin isolate bOpiHoa1 chromosome 21, bOpiHoa1.hap1, whole genome shotgun sequence genome:
- the LOC104335175 gene encoding nucleoside diphosphate kinase gives MASVAERTFIAIKPDGVQRGLVGEIIRRFEQKGFKLVAMKLTHASEDLLREHYIDLKDRPFYDGLVQYMHSGPVVAMVWEGLNVIKTGRVMLGETNPFDSKPGTIRGDLCVQVGRNIIHGSDSVESAETEINLWFAPEELVDYRSCAHEWIYE, from the exons ATGGCTTCCGTCGCCGAGCGCACCTTCATCGCCATCAAGCCCGACGGGGTCCAGCGGGGGCTGGTGGGGGAGATCATCAGGCGGTTCGAGCAGAAGGGGTTCAAACTGGTGGCCATGAAGTTAACACAC GCCTCTGAAGACCTCCTGAGAGAACACTACATTGACCTAAAAGACCGGCCGTTCTATGACGGTCTGGTGCAGTATATGCACTCTGGACCCGTTGTAGCTATG gtgtggGAAGGTCTTAACGTGATTAAGACTGGAAGAGTGATGCTGGGGGAAACTAATCCATTCGATTCAAAGCCTGGCACTATTCGGGGTGACCTCTGCGTTCAGGTTGGAAG GAACATCATTCATGGAAGTGATTCTGTAGAGAGTGCTGAGACAGAGATCAATTTATGGTTCGCTCCTGAAGAACTGGTTGACTACAGAAGCTGCGCTCACGAATGGATCTATGAGTAA